CCCAGCAGGCCTGAGCGTTCAGCAACTCACTTGGTATGCCCGGCGCCGAAACCGGCACATGGAGGCCAAACCAGGGCTCGGGCGCAAATTCAACGCGGCGCAACTGCCCACTGAGTGCCGCTTCCACCATCGCGCGCGTGTAACCAAGGTCGATACGGTGCCCCGTACCAAATCCACCGCCGGACCATCCGGTATTCACCAGCCAGACGTCGGACTTGTGCCGGCGGATGCGCTCTGCGAGCAGGTTTGCATATACCGTGGGATTCAGGGGAAGAAATGGCAAACCGAAGCAGGCGCTGAAGGTGGCTTCCGGGTGATTTGATAGGCCTCGCTCGGTACCAGCGATTTTAGCCGTGTAGCCGCTCAAGAAGTGGTAACTTGCCTGCTCGGGCGTCAAGCGACTGATGGGCGGCAGTACGCCAAACGCGTCTGCGGTAAGGAATACAATGTGCTTTGGATGCGGGCCGATGCTTGGCGTACAGGCGTTCGGCACATGCTCCAGCGGGTAGGCTGCGCGTGAGTTTTCGGTATACAGCGCGCTGTCGTAGTCCGGCTGCCGTGTCGCGCTGTCGAATACCACGTTTTCCAGCACCGCTCCAAACCGGATGGCGTCGAATATCTCCGGCTCTTTCTCCTGACTGAGCCGGATGCACTTGGCATAGCATCCACCCTCGATGTTGAAGACGCCGCTGTCGCTCCAGCCATGCTCATCATCGCCGATGAGGTCTCTGTCTGGGTTTGCTGAGAGAGTGGTTTTGCCCGTTCCGCTGAGGCCAAAGAAGAGGGATGTTTCGCCCGAGCTGCGTGAAACATTCGCCGAGCAGTGCATCGAGAGGACGCCCTGCAGAGGCAGCAGGTAGTTCATCAGCGTGAAGACGCACTTCTTGATCTCGCCGGCATACTCGGTACCGCCAATGAGCACGATGCGCCGGCCCATGTGGATCACAATGAACGTCTCCGAACGCGTGCCGTGTAGTGCGGGGTGCGCAAAACAGCTCGGCGCAACCAGTACCGTAAAACTGCGGCTGTCAGCGGGTTCGGCTGCGTCTGGGGCCAGAGCCTCCTCAACGGAAGCAATCCGGCTGGATCCCGCCGCATCCGGGCGCACCAGCAGCTGCCTTGCAAAAAGGCTGTGCCAGGCATATTCCGAGACGACCCGCACTCCTACGCGGTACCGCTCGTCGGCGCCGGCCGCCAGGGTTGCCTGGAAAAGGTCGCGCGTGGCGAGGTGTGTGCGGACCGTTTCAAGCAGGCGATCAAACGATTCTTCGCTCAGCTTCTGATTAACCGGACCCCAGTGGATGTGGTCGGAGGCGCCCGGTTCGTCCACAAAGTACTTGTCACGCGGTGATCGACCCGTAAACTTGCCGGTCCGCACCGCCAGAGCCCCGTTGGCCAGCAGGGAACCTTCTCCCTGTCGCACTGCGTACTCGATAAGTTCCGCCGGAGATGTGTTGCAATACAACTGGCGACCGGTCGACAAATTCATCTGCTCAATCGCGGTTTCAACGCGCGTATGCGTCATTGCACACGTCCTCCTGGTCCTGTTAATACCCACCACAAGCGGGTGCTACAATAGTACCCGCTTGTGTCGTGGTGGCAGACTAGCCGGCTGCGCGACGGCGGGCCGGACCGGCGGCACACTCGGGTGGTTTGGGACGGAGGCACTCCGATGTTACGGCTGAAGCTGGTAGGCGCCTTTCTGGTTTTGGGGATCGCGCTGCTGGTGGGCTCGTGGTTCTGGCACGTGCCCCAAAGCGAGAGGGTTTCCGGCACGGCTCCCGATTTTGCGCTGCCAGCCGACGGAGCTTTGCCTGCGACGCGTCTGACAGCGCTGCGTGGACATGTGGTCCTTCTCGATTTTTGGGCGACCTGGTGTGGGCCCTGCCGTGAGGAGATCCCTGAACTGGTGGCGCTGCAGAGCAAGTACGGCTCGAAGGGTCTTGAGGTGATTGGCGTATCGCTGGACGATGCCAATACCGCAGCGGCGATACCGGATGCGCGCCAACGGCTTGGCATCAACTACCGCGTGGCGATCGCATCACAAATCCCTGACCTGCACGGCTACGATTTTGCCTCTATCCCAACACTCTATCTAATCGGCCCGCATGGAGCCCTCCGCGGCAAGTGGGTGGGCCTGAATGCCGATTCGGATCTGGATGAGCAGGTGCAGGAGCTACTGCCGCGGTGACACCTGGCCGCGCTCGGCTGGTGCTGAGCGGCCTAAAGCGGTTGGCGTCCGTTGAATCCGTCATCCTCGGTGTGCCACCAGGTGATATCGTCCTCGCCATACAGCCAGCAGAGCAACACCTCGCGGCCGGCTCGAAGGTGCGGAAAGTCCACCAGACCGCGAACCAGATCCTTGACCTGAATGCCTCGATTTTGAATGGCGCGAGCGATCTCATGCAGTTCTGCAAGCTCCGCCGCTCCCGAATTGCGCTGCAGCCCGTGCCCGTTCGATGCCGCCAGCTTCTGTTGGGCGATCGCCTGCAGCTCGTTTTGTGATAGCCGGCCGGCCAGTTCCTGCACGCGCTCGATCTGTATGCGCAGCCAGGGCAGCTCGGCGCGAGCTTCCTGCACGGTGAAACGTTTATGCTCCATGGGGTTCTCGGAGAGTCATCGAGCAGCGCGGCGCTCGCGGATCGCCGTGGTCAATACCGCGAAGAGCAGCACACCGCCCACCACGGTGCCCTCCCAGAGGGACGGTTGTGTAAGCAGCAGGTTGATAGCGCTGAGAATGGTATAGAGAAGCGTCGCGCCCAGCACCGTTCCCAGCACACTCCCCTGGCCACCAAACAGGTTGGCGCCGCCGACCACGGCTGCGGCTACCGCGTTCAGTTCGTACGACAATCCCGCCTGGGGGTCGCCCTGCCCACCATAGCCGGCATACAGGATTCCGGCGAGGCATCCGAGCAGCGCGCTGCAGGTATAGGCAAACAGCTTGACGCGGAACACATTGACTCCGCTGAGTTCGGTTGCCTGCTCGTTGCTGCCCACGCTGTACAGGTACCGGCCCATTCGCGTTCGTGTCAGCACCGTATGCGTCACTACGGCAACCAGAATCAGCACAACGGTGGGTATGGGGAAGTGCCTGCCGATGTTGCCGTTGGCCAACCAGTTGAAGAGTGGGTACTTCACCGGGTCGAGGACGATCTGCTGGTGGTGGTTCATCACCAGCGCCTGGCTGCGCAGTACCAGAAGCGAGACCAGCGTGACCACGAACGCCGGCAGCCGGAGCTTGTGGATCAGGTTGGTGTGTATCCAGCCAAGAACCAGCGCCAGCGCTGCGGTGGCGACTATTCCCAGGAGCACAGCGGCAAGCGTGTAGAGGCGCTGGTCGAGGAGCGTCACGGTGCCGGCCAGAACCATGCCGGAAAAGCCGATCAGGGAACCCAGTGAAAGGTCGATGCCGGCTGTGATGATCACCACCGTCTCGCCGATGGAGAAGATGCCGAGCAGCGAGGTGTTCAGCAGAACGTTCTGGATGTTCCTGGCACTATAGAAGGTCTGCCTTGCGGGCGACCATACCATATACAGACCGAGCATGCCGAGCACGGCCAGAACGCTCATCTCACGTGAGCGCATCACGCCTGTCAGCCAACCCGAGCTGTTGCGGCCGGATGCCGCCGCGTCAGGTAGAGGTGAGGCCTTTTGCATGCAGGTCCTGGATAAATGGCTTGGCATTCGCCGGGGTGATGACCTGTACGCCGGTATCGATAATCGGTCCGTTGCGCGTCATGCCCAGCTTCTTCAACTCGGGGTCGATCAGCTTCAGCGCCGCATCCAGTCCAACCCGGTTGATCTGGTAGAGCATCTCGGCAGAGAGCCGTCCAAACTGGTACGGCTTCTGGACTACGGTGACATCCACCAGGCCCGCCAGCAGGTTGTCGAGCGTGCGCGGCTCGCCATCAAAACAGCAGATCTTGACCTTGCCAATCAGACCGGCTTTCTTGACCTCGTCAACGATGGCTGGGCCGTTATAGGAGTAGAGACCCAGGAAGCCGTTGATTTTTGAGCCGTATTTGGTGATGGCGTCGGCAACATTGGAATGCGCCTTGCCTACAATGTCTGCGTTATCCTCGTAGGGATCCTGCAGCATCGTTATATTGTGGCCATTGATGCTATCCAGAAAGCCATTGTACCGCTGCTTTGCGTTGTCGGCGCTCATGTTGCCAACAAACGCTACCATGTTCCCTCCCTGCGGCAGCAGCTTTACCACCTGCTGGCCGAGCAGCTTGCCGCTGGCGTAGTTGTTGGTGCCTATGTAGACCAGCCTCTCGCTGGTGGGCGAGTCGGAATCGAACGTGATCACGGGGATCCCCTTGGCGATTCCCGAGTTGATGACAGCGGAGAATGCCGCGGCATCGATGGTGGATACGGCAATGCCGTCGGCATTGGCGGCCATTGCCTGTTCAAAGGCGGTTTTTTGGCTGTCGTTATCCGTTCCCGGCGGCGCAGTCCAGCCGCTTTGCGGGCTCAACTGCAGCGCGGTGATCTCGTCTGCCAAACCCTTGCCCATCGAGTCCCAAAACGGAGAATTGCCGTTGGTGATCACCTTTACAAGCACGGGACCGGTGGGCTTGCGTGGCTTGTTGAACGCTGCCGCGGCCGACGACATGGCTACGGCTCCCGTCCCGCCAGCCGAACCAGCCGTGGCGCCGGCCGACGTGGTCGTGCTGGGATTGGCGCCGTTTTCGCCGCCCGATTTACTTTTGTCGCAGCCCATCGCGGCTGGAAAAGCTGCTGCCGTACCAAGAAGAAGCAAAAGCTGGCGTCGGTTCATGGCAATAACCTCATTGAAGTGCGCGCTACGATGCCCGTGCCGTGGGATTCCCTGAGCGGGAAGCCTTTTCCTTCCGGGCGACGGTATCAACGGCTGCGGGGTGGCCGGGCAGGGGCGGAGTCGGGTAAGTAGATACGTTCCACATATCACCCGGAAACGGGCCGGGTCGCCGGCTGCCTGCAGTCGGCGGATGAACTGCCTGCCTACCAGGAGTCACATGGCGTACCGTCCGGTTGAGTCGCTTCACCTGTGCCAGCGTTTCTGGCGCGCCGACCGGCCTGTGCTATAATCCGGCCATGGCCCACTTTGATGCGATCGTGATCGGCTCGGGCCCCGCCGGCAGTACCGCAGCCTTTCATCTGGCGCTCGGAGGGGCTTCGGTAGCGCTGTTGGAACGCTACCGCCTGCCGCGCCACAAAACCTGCGGTGGCGGCATGCCGATGACGATGGCGGACCAGCTTGAGATTGAGCGGCTTGGCCGCTTGGCGCCCGGGAGTTTTGTTGAGGCTGAAGTGGAGTGGATGCGCCACACCTGGATGTTTGGCGATGCCTCGCTGGCGCCTCTAAACCCCAATGGCGAAAAGGGCCATCGCCTGGCACTATGGATGGTACAGCGCGCCATATTCGACGCCGCACTGGCGCGACGCGCCGCCGACGCCGGCGCGGTTTTGATCGACGAAATGGTCGTAAAGAGCGTGGAGGTGGGTGGCCCGCCGACGGTACGTGCCTGCGGACCGGGCGGTGACTGGAACGCCACCTGTGCCGTGGTGATCGGTGCGGACGGCGCCAACGGAGTTACCGCAAAGTGCACCGGCCTCCGGTCCAAGCGCGCGCTTGCGATCGGCATGGAACTCGAGGTGCCGCACCGGTGGGGCGACGGGCATGCTACTCTGCGCCGTGACGTGGCTCATCTGGAATACGGCGCCGTGCCTCGGGGATACGCCTGGGTTTTTCCAAAGGCGGAGCATCTTAATGTTGGCGCCGGCGTCTTTCGGCCGCGCCGCGCCGACGGACGTGGAGATGCCGGTGTGCGGCAAGAGCTGCAGGCGGCCATTGTGGCTTACCTGGCTGCCCTGGATTTGCCGAAGCCGGCCGGTGGGGAGCGCTGGTACGCGCACCCACTACCCATCTACAACGGTATGGACACCGTGCAGACATCGGATGGCCGCGTGCTGCTGGCTGGCGATGCGGCCGGCCTCATCAATCCCTTTTTCGGCGACGGAATCCTGCATGCCGTCAAAAGCGGTAAGCTGGCGGCCGAAGCTGTGCTAAAGGGCGCTCCTCAAATGTACGCGGCGACTGTTGATCAGGAGTTCAAGCGCAACTTCGATGCAGCGCTCCGGCTCGCTCGCTTCTTCTACCAGTTCCCGGGCATGTGTTACCGAAACGGCGTGCAGCGTCCGATGGCGACGCGCACCGCTGGAATGCTGTTGAGCGGTGAGGTTGGGTTTCACCAAATGGCCGGGCGAGCGATGCGCCGGATGCGATCGGCCGATGGCGCCTCCGATCGAGTACCGCAGGCGCTGTCGTGATCTGGGGATGAGGCGCGCGCTCGTGATCGGCGCCGGCAGCATCGGCCGCGGCTTCCTTGCCCAGCTGTTTTACGAGGCCGGTTATGCACTCACATTTGTAGATGCCGATGCCCACCTGGTGGATGCCCTGAACCGGGCCGGCCGGTACTGCCTTCGTCTGGTCGGTGATAGCGAGCAGAGCCTGGAGATCGGTGGCTTCCGCGCCCTGCAGATCGGCCGTGCCGAGGAGGTAAGTCGGGCGGCGGCAGAGGCGGAAGTGGTATGTACCGCTGCCGGAGCCTCGGCACTCCCCTCTGTGGCCCGCATGCTTGCCGCAGGAATCGCTGCCCGTTCCGAGCCGCTGAACGTGATCCTTTGCGAGAACCTGCCGGATGCCAACCGGGCGTTTCTAACGGCGCTGACGCTGGAGCTTGAGCGGACTGGATCTGCCGATGCGGCGCCGGAGGTTGGCGGCGTGCGCGCTGTGGTAAGCCGAATGACACCGGTGGCGCCGTTTGCTGTGACGGGGTCGCTCGACCTCAAGGCAGAACCATACCGGCTATTGCCCCTGGATGCTTCCGCCATGGTTACGCGGCTCGGCCTGGTAGATGGCATGCTCCCCGTGGCTTCCTTCGAGGCATGGATGGCGCGGAAGCTCTATACGCACAACGCCTCACACGCCGCGCTGGGATACGCGGGCGCGGCACACGGCTGCAGATTTGCCGCTGATGCCCTGGCGCTACCGCCCGTCAAGGCGCTGGTGGAGGGTGTGATGTCCGAAACCGGTCCCGCACTCTGCCGCCTGATGGGTTTCGAACCTGCGGAGCAGCGCGAGTATGAGCAACAGCTGCAGCATCGCTTTTCGAACCGCTCCCTAGGCGACACGTGTGAGCGCCTCGCGCGCGACCCCATCCGAAAGCTCGGCCATGCCGACCGTTTGGCCGGCGCGGCGCTGCTCTGTAGAAGCGCCGGAATTGAAGTCCGCTGGCTGCCTCGCGTGATGGCGCTGGCCCTGAAGTGGCGAAGCGCTGAAGACGGCGAATCGATGGAACTGGAACGGTTGGTAAATCGCTTCGGGCCGCTAAAGACGATCGCTCAGGTCTGTGCGCTTGAGCCGAACGACCCGCTGGCTGTGCAGACTGCTGCGGTGTACTCGGAGCATTCAGCGTCGAGCGGTAAGTTTGCCGGTTGGTGCTGAGTAGCCCACGTAGGCCGCGCTACTGTGTCACGGGCGACGACGTCGCACGAAACCGGGCGGCAGCCGGTGAATATGACGGCTGACACACAACCGGTTGGCATACCACCCGGCGTGCAATCGGCCTCATCGGATCCACATCTGCTTCCGCTTTAATACAATGCCGGGCGAGTAACTGGATGTCGCCGAGTTTGGATGCAGCCCAGGAGTGGCTGAAGCAGCAGTTCCGCGGGCGCTTTTCACCCGCCGGCGCGTGGGAGTTGCGCATAACGGCTCGAGGCCGGCAGCAAACACCTGCGATCCGACGGTTCCCAAGCTACCGACTTGGTGGATTGCATCAACAAGGCGGCGATACGTCTTCTCCAGCTGGGCACGAAAGGCAGGGCGGGGATGGCTTACGTGCGAGGTGTTCGGTATGCAGTCGGAGTGTGCATGTCGCGCCACGGCATGGCCGAACAGCCGAGAGCTTCCAGCGCGCCATGGCCCGATGCGCGCGGCCTAAATAGTATTG
This DNA window, taken from Armatimonadota bacterium, encodes the following:
- a CDS encoding ABC transporter permease → MQKASPLPDAAASGRNSSGWLTGVMRSREMSVLAVLGMLGLYMVWSPARQTFYSARNIQNVLLNTSLLGIFSIGETVVIITAGIDLSLGSLIGFSGMVLAGTVTLLDQRLYTLAAVLLGIVATAALALVLGWIHTNLIHKLRLPAFVVTLVSLLVLRSQALVMNHHQQIVLDPVKYPLFNWLANGNIGRHFPIPTVVLILVAVVTHTVLTRTRMGRYLYSVGSNEQATELSGVNVFRVKLFAYTCSALLGCLAGILYAGYGGQGDPQAGLSYELNAVAAAVVGGANLFGGQGSVLGTVLGATLLYTILSAINLLLTQPSLWEGTVVGGVLLFAVLTTAIRERRAAR
- a CDS encoding TlpA family protein disulfide reductase, coding for MLRLKLVGAFLVLGIALLVGSWFWHVPQSERVSGTAPDFALPADGALPATRLTALRGHVVLLDFWATWCGPCREEIPELVALQSKYGSKGLEVIGVSLDDANTAAAIPDARQRLGINYRVAIASQIPDLHGYDFASIPTLYLIGPHGALRGKWVGLNADSDLDEQVQELLPR
- a CDS encoding substrate-binding domain-containing protein, which gives rise to MNRRQLLLLLGTAAAFPAAMGCDKSKSGGENGANPSTTTSAGATAGSAGGTGAVAMSSAAAAFNKPRKPTGPVLVKVITNGNSPFWDSMGKGLADEITALQLSPQSGWTAPPGTDNDSQKTAFEQAMAANADGIAVSTIDAAAFSAVINSGIAKGIPVITFDSDSPTSERLVYIGTNNYASGKLLGQQVVKLLPQGGNMVAFVGNMSADNAKQRYNGFLDSINGHNITMLQDPYEDNADIVGKAHSNVADAITKYGSKINGFLGLYSYNGPAIVDEVKKAGLIGKVKICCFDGEPRTLDNLLAGLVDVTVVQKPYQFGRLSAEMLYQINRVGLDAALKLIDPELKKLGMTRNGPIIDTGVQVITPANAKPFIQDLHAKGLTST
- the pckA gene encoding phosphoenolpyruvate carboxykinase (ATP) → MTHTRVETAIEQMNLSTGRQLYCNTSPAELIEYAVRQGEGSLLANGALAVRTGKFTGRSPRDKYFVDEPGASDHIHWGPVNQKLSEESFDRLLETVRTHLATRDLFQATLAAGADERYRVGVRVVSEYAWHSLFARQLLVRPDAAGSSRIASVEEALAPDAAEPADSRSFTVLVAPSCFAHPALHGTRSETFIVIHMGRRIVLIGGTEYAGEIKKCVFTLMNYLLPLQGVLSMHCSANVSRSSGETSLFFGLSGTGKTTLSANPDRDLIGDDEHGWSDSGVFNIEGGCYAKCIRLSQEKEPEIFDAIRFGAVLENVVFDSATRQPDYDSALYTENSRAAYPLEHVPNACTPSIGPHPKHIVFLTADAFGVLPPISRLTPEQASYHFLSGYTAKIAGTERGLSNHPEATFSACFGLPFLPLNPTVYANLLAERIRRHKSDVWLVNTGWSGGGFGTGHRIDLGYTRAMVEAALSGQLRRVEFAPEPWFGLHVPVSAPGIPSELLNAQACWADGTAYAHQARMLAKRFHDNFESYRSQVDEAVAAAGPLLD
- a CDS encoding DUF2203 domain-containing protein is translated as MEHKRFTVQEARAELPWLRIQIERVQELAGRLSQNELQAIAQQKLAASNGHGLQRNSGAAELAELHEIARAIQNRGIQVKDLVRGLVDFPHLRAGREVLLCWLYGEDDITWWHTEDDGFNGRQPL
- a CDS encoding geranylgeranyl reductase family protein; the encoded protein is MAHFDAIVIGSGPAGSTAAFHLALGGASVALLERYRLPRHKTCGGGMPMTMADQLEIERLGRLAPGSFVEAEVEWMRHTWMFGDASLAPLNPNGEKGHRLALWMVQRAIFDAALARRAADAGAVLIDEMVVKSVEVGGPPTVRACGPGGDWNATCAVVIGADGANGVTAKCTGLRSKRALAIGMELEVPHRWGDGHATLRRDVAHLEYGAVPRGYAWVFPKAEHLNVGAGVFRPRRADGRGDAGVRQELQAAIVAYLAALDLPKPAGGERWYAHPLPIYNGMDTVQTSDGRVLLAGDAAGLINPFFGDGILHAVKSGKLAAEAVLKGAPQMYAATVDQEFKRNFDAALRLARFFYQFPGMCYRNGVQRPMATRTAGMLLSGEVGFHQMAGRAMRRMRSADGASDRVPQALS